Proteins encoded by one window of Campylobacter concisus:
- the yidC gene encoding membrane protein insertase YidC, giving the protein MEQMSMQKRLLLAALLSIVFFIVYDFFMPKRVVPEQNQTTMSQAIDQNKAPNINQNTPKSNENLASNEIIATIKGQSYEAKIDKLGRISKFYLTEEKYKTEDGNKIELVSQNPLPLELRFNDSMLNADAFKVAYSSDAREIDASSEPRTIKLTQNLDGVTITKNIKFYPNGRYEVEVNLSKNVDYFITPGFRPNIAIDSYTVHGIMLRNTDDSLNIIEDGDTKEVKNYANTTIAAASDRYYTTLFYSFEKPFEVAVDKDSNNNPILFVKANDNLKLGAYIGPKEHKILSSMDERLNDVIEYGWFTFIAKPMFAFLNFLHNYIGNWGWAIVVLTLVIRIVLFPLTYKGMLSMNKLKELAPKVKELQTKYKDDKQKMQVHMMELYKKHGANPMGGCLPILLQIPVFFAIYRVLLNAIELKGAPWVLWIHDLSVMDPYFVLPILMGLTMFLQQKLTPTTFTDPMQEKVMKFLPLIFTFFFVTFPAGLTLYWFVNNVCSVVQQVFVNKLFEKHKKATEVKA; this is encoded by the coding sequence ATGGAACAGATGTCTATGCAAAAAAGGTTGCTTCTTGCAGCGCTTTTATCTATTGTTTTTTTTATAGTGTATGATTTTTTTATGCCAAAAAGAGTGGTGCCTGAGCAAAACCAAACTACAATGTCTCAAGCAATAGATCAAAATAAAGCTCCAAATATAAATCAAAATACTCCAAAATCAAATGAAAATTTAGCTTCAAACGAGATAATCGCTACTATCAAAGGTCAAAGCTACGAAGCAAAAATAGATAAGCTAGGAAGAATTTCAAAATTCTATCTAACTGAAGAGAAATATAAAACAGAAGATGGCAACAAAATCGAGCTTGTTTCGCAAAATCCATTGCCACTTGAGCTTAGATTTAACGATAGTATGCTAAATGCCGATGCTTTTAAGGTCGCATATAGTAGTGACGCTAGAGAGATAGATGCCAGCAGCGAGCCTAGAACCATAAAACTTACTCAAAATTTAGATGGCGTCACAATTACAAAAAATATCAAATTTTATCCAAATGGTAGATATGAAGTTGAAGTAAATTTAAGTAAAAATGTTGATTATTTCATCACTCCTGGTTTTAGACCAAATATCGCGATAGATAGCTACACAGTTCATGGCATTATGCTTAGAAACACAGACGATAGCCTAAATATCATAGAAGATGGCGATACAAAAGAGGTTAAAAACTATGCAAATACCACAATAGCAGCCGCCTCTGATAGATACTATACGACGCTATTTTACTCATTTGAAAAGCCATTTGAAGTAGCCGTAGACAAAGATTCTAACAATAATCCTATTCTTTTTGTAAAGGCAAATGATAATTTAAAATTAGGCGCATATATCGGACCAAAAGAGCATAAAATTTTAAGCTCAATGGACGAGAGACTAAACGACGTTATTGAGTATGGTTGGTTTACATTTATAGCAAAACCGATGTTTGCATTTTTAAATTTCTTGCATAACTACATTGGCAACTGGGGTTGGGCAATAGTTGTGCTAACACTTGTTATAAGGATAGTTTTATTCCCACTTACATATAAGGGTATGTTATCCATGAACAAGCTTAAAGAGCTTGCTCCAAAGGTAAAAGAGCTTCAGACAAAATATAAAGATGATAAGCAAAAAATGCAAGTTCATATGATGGAACTTTATAAAAAGCATGGCGCAAATCCAATGGGTGGATGCTTGCCGATCTTGCTTCAAATCCCAGTATTTTTTGCGATCTACCGCGTTTTACTAAATGCGATCGAGCTAAAAGGTGCTCCTTGGGTACTTTGGATACACGATCTTTCGGTAATGGATCCATATTTTGTATTACCTATTTTGATGGGTCTAACTATGTTTTTACAGCAAAAGCTTACACCAACGACATTTACTGATCCTATGCAAGAAAAGGTGATGAAATTTTTACCTCTTATATTTACATTTTTCTTCGTGACATTCCCGGCTGGTCTTACACTTTACTGGTTTGTAAATAACGTTTGCTCGGTTGTTCAGCAAGTATTTGTAAATAAACTTTTTGAAAAACATAAAAAAGCTACAGAGGTAAAGGCTTAA